The proteins below are encoded in one region of Methanomassiliicoccales archaeon:
- a CDS encoding ABC transporter permease, producing the protein MALRDHLRTLKYATWLGWQVESNWTSPLLFIIYSLVKPIAAVLILIFMYLIILGDVASDPVFFSFMFIGNALYLFVAQVLFGLTWVLHEDREHFQTLRNIYMAPMSFYMYVVGRALSKIIITSAAVFVTLLFGVVALNVPIDILKIDWPFLLIAMVIGLIMICALGVALAGVSMLTAKHSGGINEAIAGVFYLFCGVIFPITILPMQVQAVSLAIPVTYWLEILRRSLVPDIGIESISGLSTFSNIELVLLLLVSAALFLVVSMMIFRYADYRARKQGKLDMITTY; encoded by the coding sequence ATGGCTCTGAGGGACCACCTTCGCACGCTGAAGTACGCGACATGGCTAGGCTGGCAGGTCGAGTCCAACTGGACCAGTCCCCTGCTCTTCATAATCTATTCCCTGGTCAAACCCATCGCCGCGGTCCTGATCCTGATCTTCATGTACCTCATCATACTAGGGGACGTGGCAAGCGATCCAGTCTTCTTCTCGTTCATGTTCATCGGCAACGCCCTTTATCTCTTCGTAGCCCAGGTGCTCTTCGGGCTCACATGGGTTCTTCACGAGGACAGAGAGCACTTCCAGACCCTCAGGAACATCTACATGGCGCCCATGAGCTTCTACATGTATGTGGTTGGAAGGGCACTCAGCAAGATCATAATCACCTCCGCGGCGGTCTTCGTCACCCTGTTGTTCGGGGTGGTCGCACTCAATGTCCCCATCGACATTCTGAAGATCGATTGGCCCTTCCTGCTTATCGCGATGGTCATCGGGCTGATCATGATATGCGCCCTGGGCGTCGCCTTGGCCGGCGTGTCCATGCTGACCGCCAAGCACAGCGGGGGTATCAACGAGGCGATAGCTGGTGTTTTCTACCTGTTCTGCGGGGTGATCTTTCCCATAACCATCCTGCCGATGCAGGTCCAGGCGGTGAGTCTGGCAATCCCGGTGACCTACTGGCTCGAGATACTGCGCCGATCCTTGGTGCCTGACATCGGCATCGAGAGCATCAGCGGGCTCTCTACCTTCTCCAATATCGAGCTGGTGCTCCTCCTCCTGGTGTCGGCAGCGCTATTCCTAGTGGTCTCCATGATGATTTTCAGGTACGCTGACTATCGGGCGAGAAAACAGGGCAAATTGGATATGATAACCACCTATTGA